In Humulus lupulus chromosome 7, drHumLupu1.1, whole genome shotgun sequence, the following are encoded in one genomic region:
- the LOC133790135 gene encoding UPF0481 protein At3g47200-like, with translation MEEKNDSVIIEIPGDLKQWSECMIYRVPRKLRKENETNFTPQLVSIGPFHHGRSELKGMEPHKEKYLDDFCKRTDKTEEDLGNFVSEHSKEILAAYAGTIEEFPLQVFDQMILRDSCFILELLCLFAEKKYHDQDDYILRTTWLRNAIKLDLVLFENQLPFSFLEKLYAFAEPRHEIENLLGSSQVQTIPYPDSEEGCGINSCIHFIKGILSFKFSHCVSGPKNPEEDINSSTSRNSTDNDDHTLLKITYNFFANLCPGIGAGKEFDRKEIKHFTDLFRHFWLSRDFNEGRKLGSPFKHEKYLYSATKLNKAGVKFVPSANEQASLVEFNITERRPLFNIIPFLNTLKVELPPFEIQGNTETLMGNVIALEQCLYPDKAYICNYVALMSQLVDTVEDIEFLVEKRIIKNMLGSNTEVADLVNRLSYRITESHFVYAIKCKQLNKFYETKFNVLRATLKRVYFNDLWTGSSTVLGLCILLFSVSSTIKTLFFPEH, from the coding sequence ATGGAGGAGAAGAATGATTCTGTGATCATTGAGATTCCAGGAGACCTTAAACAGTGGTCAGAGTGTATGATCTACAGAGTTCCGAGAAAGCTCCGCAAGGAAAACGAAACAAATTTTACTCCTCAGTTAGTTTCAATTGGCCCTTTTCACCACGGCAGAAGTGAGCTTAAAGGAATGGAACCCCACAAGGAGAAATACCTTGACGACTTCTGTAAACGAACTGACAAGACCGAAGAAGATCTGGGAAACTTCGTTAGTGAGCACTCGAAAGAAATTTTGGCTGCTTATGCAGGTACCATTGAGGAGTTCCCTCTCCAAGTGTTTGATCAAATGATTCTCAGAGACTCTTGCTTCATACTCGAGCTGTTGTGCCTGTTTGCTGAGAAGAAATATCATGATCAAGATGACTACATATTGAGAACTACATGGCTGAGGAATGCTATAAAGCTGGACTTGGTTCTTTTTGAGAATCAGCTTCCTTTCTCTTTTCTAGAGAAGTTATATGCCTTCGCCGAGCCTCGACATGAGATTGAGAATTTACTTGGAAGCTCTCAAGTCCAGACCATTCCTTATCCCGACTCAGAAGAAGGCTGTGGTATCAATTCTTGTATCCATTTCATTAAAgggattttatcatttaaattttctCATTGTGTCAGCGGTCCGAAGAATCCTGAAGAAGATATCAATAGTAGTACTAGTAGGAATAGTACTGACAATGATGACCATACATTGTTGAAGATTACCTATAATTTCTTTGCAAATCTCTGTCCTGGGATTGGTGCGGGGAAAGAATTTGATAGGAAAGAAATTAAGCATTTTACTGATTTGTTCAGACATTTTTGGCTTTCAAGGGATTTCAATGAAGGCCGAAAGCTTGGTAGTCCCTTCAAACATGAGAAGTACCTCTACAGCGCAACAAAGCTGAACAAAGCCGGTGTTAAGTTTGTTCCCTCGGCAAACGAACAAGCAAGCTTGGTCGAGTTTAACATTACAGAGAGGCGCCCCTTGTTTAACATCATACCATTTTTGAATACTCTGAAAGTTGAGCTTCCTCCATTCGAGATACAAGGCAACACAGAAACCCTTATGGGAAATGTCATCGCATTGGAGCAGTGTCTCTATCCAGACAAGGCTTACATCTGCAACTACGTTGCTCTGATGAGTCAACTAGTTGACACTGTTGAGGACATTGAgtttctggttgagaagaggatcaTTAAGAACATGCTTGGCAGCAACACGGAGGTGGCTGACTTGGTTAACAGGCTCTCCTATAGAATCACTGAATCACATTTTGTTTATGCTATTAAATGCAAGCAGCTTAACAAGTTCTACGAGACTAAGTTCAACGTTTTAAGGGCAACCCTCAAAAGGGTGTACTTTAATGATCTTTGGACAGGAAGTTCCACTGTGCTTGGCCTTTGTATCCTCTTGTTTTCAGTCTCTTCAACCATTAAGACTCTGTTTTTCCCTGAGCACTAG